Proteins encoded within one genomic window of Ailuropoda melanoleuca isolate Jingjing chromosome 16, ASM200744v2, whole genome shotgun sequence:
- the LOC100480452 gene encoding LOW QUALITY PROTEIN: olfactory receptor 10AG1 (The sequence of the model RefSeq protein was modified relative to this genomic sequence to represent the inferred CDS: substituted 1 base at 1 genomic stop codon), with amino-acid sequence MLDXPFPQMKHQEKPPEENLTELIEFVLLDFVDVPALQWLLFGLFLVIYIIIVMSNGIIFLITKLDPALQTPMYFFLGNLSFLEICYVSVTLPRMLMNLSTQRRTISLVACATQMCCVLVLGAAECLLLTVMAYDRCVAICNPLHYPLVMSHKVCIQLVAGSWISGIPVQIGQTFQIFSLPFCGSHLIDHFFCDIPPILKLACGDTFVNEMMVYMVAVLIVTVPFLLILVSYGKIISTILKLPSATGRARAFSTCSSHLTAVALFFGSAIITYLRPKTSHSAGMDKALSLSYTIVTPMFNPLIYSLRNKEVIAALRKLLCK; translated from the coding sequence ATGTTAGATTGACCCTTTCCACAGATGAAACACCAAGAAAAACCACCAGAAGAAAATCTAACTGAATTGATAGAATTTGTTCTCTTGGACTTTGTTGATGTCCCCGCTCTCCAGTGGCTTCTATTTGGGTTGTTCTTAGTCATCTATATCATTATTGTAATGAGTAACGGCATCATATTTCTAATAACAAAACTGGATCCTGCTCTCCAGACCCCTATGTACTTCTTCCTAGGCAATTTGTCCTTTTTGGAAATCTGCTATGTTTCGGTTACTCTCCCCAGAATGCTTATGAACCTTTCGACCCAGAGAAGAACTATTTCTTTAGTTGCATGTGCTACACAAATGTGTTGTGTTCTTGTGTTGGGAGCCGCAGAGTGCCTCCTTCTGAcggtgatggcctatgaccgttGTGTGGCCATTTGTAACCCTCTGCACTACCCTCTAGTCATGAGTCACAAAGTTTGCATCCAGCTGGTGGCTGGCTCCTGGATCAGTGGGATTCCAGTCCAGATAGGGCAGACGTTCcagattttctctctgcccttttgTGGCTCTCATTTAATTGACCACTTCTTCTGTGACATCCCCCCAATACTCAAGCTTGCTTGTGGGGACACCTTTGTGAATGAAATGATGGTCTACATGGTTGCTGTGTTGATTGTCACAGTTCCCTTTCTGTTGATACTCGTGTCCTATGGCAAAATCATCTCCACAATCCTTAAACTGCCGTCAGCCACTGGTCGGGCCAGAGCCTTCTCTACCTGTTCATCTCATCTTACAGCTGTGGCATTGTTCTTCGGATCAGCCATTATTACCTACTTAAGACCCAAAACCAGTCACTCAGCAGGAATGGACAAAGCACTTTCTCTTTCCTACACTATTGTGACTCCAATGTTTAATCCCCTCATATACAGTCTAAGGAACAAGGAAGTCATAGCGGCATTGAGAAAATTGCTATGTAAATaa